gtggggaggttctgaaaaaattttaaagtgttcaaaatttatcgagaggagagaaaaaggagagaaaagtgggcgcagggtttttggtgtgtaccctagggtttctacctaggattcgggaagtgagattggtgtgccacgagtgtcgtgagtccaccaaatttcaggaagagatccatcagcctctcaaccaatcatgcagacgatccggagcatccgaggagtcggcacacatcgatcgaaggagtttgatcaacatcagccatcaaaagggtgaaatcacgaactagcattcgtgaggaaccgatcagacgggagcttcgtgtggatgatctgcagaggccagacactagtgtggctgcgatgtgacaatcagagccctccgacggtgatcagattgcggtgatcgactacccacaaaaggtgatgtgttctgaacacagtacagtaaaaagtttactgtttcaaatttaaatttcaaatttaaatgtatgctgttgtatcatatttagatcctaatgtagggttaattagtattaattaatgagattaattaataatttcactgtaaaatagtaattttgaaaaaagttttaaaattaccattttgcccctgcactgaattttcacttcacgaaaatcatgaagaaaggggacggatctcttgtttttcgagaaaaaaaaagaaagaggaagaaaagcttgccagccgaaccccatcgccgaccgGCTTCACATGGTCAGCCGTCGTTGCCAGACCTTCGGCCAAGCCGCCACCCCATTGGAGCCCGAGCCActgagggggggacctcacggtcttcccctgtttcggcccaagaaggccgcgggaagaaggaaaaagaaaaagaaaagaaaaagaaaaaagaaaaagaaaagaaaagaaaatacaaaatagaaaaaaaaataaaaaaaataaaataagagaaaaattttctctctcccctctttctccctctttctctctctttctctctctattttctctctctaaaaagaaaagaaaaagaaaagaaaaaaaaatatatatataataataataataaaaaatatatgtgagagaaagtttttctcatctctctctcttaagtctttctctctctagaattgaactttttctctctaccttctctctaaaatttctctctctaaattctctctctattttttctctctagattttttatctctttttatggattttatctctcgagggtcattctctctctctgattgtatcacagaccctaggataaacttgagatgaaaatatgataaccTGAAATTACTCCGATATTCGTGCAGAATTGGATCCCGATCcaatctttattcgaaattgataacatcaatcatggttaatccatattgagtcatcctgatatgatctttgatgatctcgatcatgattgccacttttgaaggatacgaagattctctcttcactttctctctctactttctctctcatgatcgactttctctctctctaaaaaaggtctatgaatcctgtatcgagtaatgcctttatcttttagaagctcatattgactctaacaagatgatccgaagttgctttgatatccatgctgtatgtcaacttcatttggccatatcaagtatttttcaaatccattattaaagaaccctattgattgatcttgaccttaattcgatctatgcttcacgatttcttgatcaagtcacttaaatctgatccTCAGATTAGAGACCCTGAATTgctctggtatctggatggtccgatacatccggacaacagtcctctttccttatgatttaatcttgttatatttatggaatagaatttgataatgatttgatattttaaataggattagctgatttttctaacgaagtctgaagatctaagatgaacgaggtaagtagatcttatgctccttatttattttttaaatgatcatgtttttatgtaaagaattgctatcgatgaaatcataatttttcataaaataaggatcggcatatgtaatatgaaaaagcatgttttattatgagcattgatttcatgaatatgtcttataaaaatagcatgattatgaagcatgaattttattgtttttccatctatgtatatgtatgctttaagaaaaagatataatgatttcaaaggctctcagatggctatgaatgaatcccttcgggaagctcgacatccggagctagcatccacatgaaacatggccctaCCAGCGGGTATAaaattggcacatgaattaaaaactctgtcgattaagaaatatggccctgtcacgggtataatagtgatcttagcacgaatatctgtgagcaatattttgaaatatgacatgaatatatgatgaaaatgatttacgattcatgattgtgaaatatacatgatttatgcatgcatgatgagtttataactcgttttgttatatgctctatgaaatgctttattttgtattacctgttattttctaaatattgcattatcatgaaaaacttatatttgatccgataagaaagtgcaagttctacttactggactagtgtacctcatattctttttgttttctttttatttgaacagagaaataaggttaggatcggtaaAAGGAATCCaaacttgaagatcggcatagcaagcttgaaaatttggcagccgaagtttaatttattttaaaatcatagatttgtagttatttatgaatgttgagattcgggttagtacttgcttttggatttagatgatatgaatcaatattggttcgattatttgatgaataatagaattgaattttttttatttgacaaattttagatgattacgatggattggcttcgtgttatcgtgggctctatCCCTCGGTAGTATGACCGTGTTATGTCTCCGATTTGGGGCATGATAAAtatacaacaacaacaacaaaagatGAGGGAACAATGCTGGCTCTCGATGGCCTTCAATAACTGTGCGAAAATTATCATTCTTTTCCAAGCGATCCTTTTGATTCATGAAACATGTGTGGTTCCTACCTGCTGCCATCTAGACGGTCGTGTAGCAGATCACAATGGTCATCTTCATTTATAACTTGGCTTTTgtgaatatcttttttttttttattttgatttatttgaaCTACGACATTCACACTAAAGAAAAATTGGAACATGTTAATATTGGATCAGCATGTTACTATCCGTACATCCTAAATTGATTTTTCTATATGCCAACCAGACAGGATGATTGGCACCCGTCTCAACATGGCTTCTGGTCTGGTTCTAGTTATAATCACCATATATGCATAACTACACACACGCTCTTTAGACTACACTTGAATAGGTCTCAACTTAAATTCTGTCAAGTTTAGATTATATGTAAGAGATTTTACATTGATGGTCTAagttattaaatataatttattatctctaaattttttataccatAAAAATTATGTAATTTGAAGATCTTTAGCCTATATATTAAGTgatcaaaatttagatagtttaaatAATATgaaacaatataaaatattttgactacttaAAGCATAAACTAGATATTTGTAAATCATATGTTTTTTAATATGTAAATAATTTaagatagtagatcacatccaactTTTTAGATCATTGATACAGAACTCTTAATTTAGACCCGATCAAATCTGAATAGAGATCAACTCGAGTGTAGCCTAGTCAAgctctttatctctctctctttatatatattcGTGTGTGTGCATGCGCACGCATAAGATAGACTATGTTTCTCTTAAAAGGATGTATCTACTACTCTCGCATTCAACATCAGTAATTGGGGATCCAAACTAAAAAGACACCATTTGTCCTAATTTATATCACTAAAAATACGTAGAAACAAAATAGCATATATTTtcatagtaaaataataaaaccATATTTTGCAATGACCTGAGCATTAATTTTAACATTTGTGGATTATAATCAATAAAAtagattattaatttaaatacttTATCATATATCTTAGCTTACTAACACAATAAAAATTGTTCATTTTTATGTCCGTATGATACAAGATTagaaatatatgatatttaatttttagatatttgatgGTACAAATCATATTTAATAGTGTAGATCTTCTAATTAAATGCCCTATTATTGGCTTCGGACTGGGAAGAGGTAGAGCCACCACATTAGAATCTCTCCCCAGTGCACCTGCTGGGTGAAGAGACCCAGCAGGCCGGCCAAAGGCCAGTAGGCATCCAGAAAACCCCATGAATAGGTCTAGGATCCCTTGGAGCATCCTCGGCATGGTGACCTCAGGCTTACCTAACAATGGCTCAAGCAAAACTAATTCAAATGCTATGTGTCATCTCCATGTTGCCCAGCTTCAATCACTGTATCTAAATAAACATACAGTATATACGAGCTATAATGGAGGACCAAGCTTTAGAAAGGTCTGGTTTTCTCACCAAAACTAAAGACAAAGGTAGGTCTGGTTTGGGCCACCATCCACACGCGTACATCAACAGTAACAAACATATAGGAGAGCAGCAGCTAATGGCCGAAGAACTCTCATATGCTGTGGTCCTCAAAGTAAGAGACAATTCTCATAGGCTAATCACTAATGGCATTGCTCACTCCCAGCTTTTACTGGCCAACTATCTGTTTAGATCAAGCTCTCTTGGCACCCCAAAACTATTAGTTTCCTGCATGCCAATTGCTGGCTGTTTAACACTGGCTTCCCCAAAGACGCTGCTGCAGCTTCTCTTTGCCCCACTGAGCTTGTCGTTCACTCGAGTCTCAATTGTTTTCCTGCTATTAGGATTGATCTCCTCAGACCCTTCACTCCAGTTGTCGAGAGAAGAGCTGCGCTCCAGTTTACACTGCTTTTGAACCTTGGCCTCCTGTCTCTCTATAGATGAAGTTAAGCAGCTGTCTGTAGAGCAATCAGCATGTTCAGCTCGTTTGGGAATCAAGCTACCTTGCGACAAGGAAGAACTCAAGCACTCTGTCTCTACTGCAGAGAGCAGCTCCGAGAGCTCGGCCTTGGCAGCCTCCACTCCCAATGAATTCGAACTGTAACTAGCAAGTGCTTCCTGTGCCTTTCTTAGAACCGATTGCAGATACTTCCCTTGCGCTTCTATGCGGAGCTGTAAGTGCCTCTGCACCTGAAGGAGCCATTCAAGTCCTCCATTAGAAAAGACTTTGGTTTAATCCGATGACTGTAAGTATCGTCTGATCTCACCTCAATTTGTTCCTGCAATTTTCTCTGCACCTCCATTTGCATCTGTAACATGGTcctagaaagagagaatttttattCTATGAGCAGCAACAATATACTGTGAGCATAGATTGAGAAAAGAAAACAGTTTGTGATTTCATTCATCATACTCATCGAATTGAGCTGGTGTTTTCTCCTCGTCAATATGCGCAGCTTCATTCTCTATGGTCTTGTTATTAGCTGCCTCACAATCTGCTACAGAAGACCATTTTAGTCCAGCAAGAGAAGTTTTCAGTTCAAACAACACAATAACAGAGTACTTCACCATCTTTTCTATCATCATTTGCTGTGTTCGTATCTCGACTCTTCGCGAGCCTATATTtctgaaaaatacaagagtgGTCCATACTTCAAACAattttcttttcaagaagatTCTGAAGGTATTGGACTTGTTAGGGAGAGAGCATGCCTGAAGATGACTCTTCAGATGGTACAGAGTAAGGCCGGGAACTCCCATGTTTCGCATCAGTGATTTCGGTGTCGCTTCTGTGATTGGATAAGAGACACGAGAACTTCAGAATAGAGAGCAAATTAACAATTCTAATGCAACAAGTTAGAGATTGATACTTACTATCCGCACCACCGAGCTGAGAGACTGCATCAGTGAAGCACTCATGAAGTTGTCGAGTCCATTTAAGCCGTGGCTTAGCATCAACCGACAGGACCAACCCTCGGTTGTTGCCTTGGTTGGGCATCTCCTGTGAACCCATCAAGAACTAAAGGCATGAGAACTTGAAGAAGGTATTTAACACCCTTGGAGTCCGGTATGGGGCCTAGGTCCTTGCCTCTCTTCCACCATATATCTGTTGCAGGAGATGCTCTCCTGATGCCTCTGGGCTTCACTCAGCCTTCTCACGTATGAATACATGAGTGGGCCTTGTGGAAGAATATATGCATGAGCTGTGGTTCATCTTTTTCTCCACTCCATGccatctttctttcatttttctttttctctctaattttttccaCTTCTTTGACTTGAAAGGGAGAGAATCTTTGGCACAGTAAACAGAGAAAAGCAAAACAGTTCAAATTTGGGTCTCAAAAGgatagaaaataaaagaaaagtagCTATCGTTTTTTCACTGTTCCACATTCTCTTCTCTTTGCTGGATCCCTCCCCCACCATATTGAATAATGAGGTTGCAACTTTCACCAGCAGCATGTAGCTTTGAGTGTCAAATATAATTGACTTCCCTATATCACATATTTCTCTCCTAAATATCACAGCAGAAGTTATCTAATTGCCCAAAAGGACATTTCTCACTACAGAAGGCAACAAAATTTTTTgatacaagtggaagattgtatTTGGCTCTTCTGCTGATAAGAGAATCAAAGAATCCAATCTAGATCTCAGAACAGAAAAATTGGAACTCATCTTGCTCATTAGTCCATGCAAAAGGACAAAGTTCAATATAAACACAATAATCCAAAGGACAATAAAGATGACAAGATTACAAAAGAAGCAAGATGACAACCTTATTGGAATCAAACTTTTTAAGCAAGGGCTGTATGGAAAAGCAGTTAAAATGCAGCACTCTCTGTATCCAGATGGTGACTTCACATGCTTTATACTATAATTCTTGAAGGCAATGAGTGCTAGTACATAGATTAACAATCCGTGAAAAGCAGCACCTCTTATGGCCGCAAGTTCTCATATCTTTCTGGCAATGAAAACAGATACCTGGAATACTTCAACATGGGAAGCAAATCCATGCTGTATCAGGTGCTTCAGACTCTGAAATACAGAAATAAAAGCCTTCCACAGGTTGTACTAAGGTCATTTTCCCATCCTGAATCTGGATATCATGGTATTCTGAAGCTCTTGCGTTTAGTCAAGAAAAGGGACACTCCATTAATCTTTTAGTGGGCAGTGTGGACTCTATACCATTCCCAACTTCATCTCTTTGAACATGAAATCCAACACTTGCAAAATGACAATTTAGCACCtcctttgttttttcttttcttttttttttttttgagggaaagGGAAGCAAAGATGCCACCCTGATCTAATccagaattttgcaccaaattgTTTCAATTGTACTTCTGTTAGAACGAAAACATATATTTCAAGAGGAATTGTATTTTCTGTCGTTGAAAGCTATTGTTTGATCCAGAAGAGATGGATGAGATGAGTCCATTAACACATCTGAAAGGACAAGCAGATTACTTCCATTTCTCGGGATGCGGATTATTAAAAGTGCTTTCCCAAATCAGAATTTGATGATTGATCTTCAAGTGCTGCCATATCATTACAAAACATTCTCGTGGTCTGTTAATCATTCAAAGCTGCAAAGTTTAGACATTAATATAGTATTGAAGTTAGAGAGATAGGAGAGGTTCTTTTAGTACTATATTATATTCCAACGTTGTGTCGGTGCAACAGCACACAATCAAACCAATAACAAAAGGATCTGACAAAGCATCCACTCGATCAACAGAACCACTTGTAGTCCTTAGTgccatttcctccaaaaaaaaaggCCCCCATCTTCATGTTGCAAATTCAGGACCTACTTTCAGTGTGAAAGCAAAATGTATacatccagtagaatgaaaactTCTTCTTATCTTTTACTGGTTCATTCCTAAGTGCCCCTAGCAGCTATGATTCCTTGGTGATTCACCAAGATGGCATGCTGGAATATTGGATTTTTGATAGTATTCCCttttagaaagaagaagaagaagacgacaATTTGTTATAGTAGTTCAAAGGTTTTGCTAAACCATTTGACCTCTGGGAATTGTTCCCATAGCAAAATTAAGTCACACTGCTGTTTATAATACCAGGTTTTCTTGTGCATGGAGTTAATAGTTATGTTTCTCAGAATACTCATCTCTTGAAAgcatttttttattatcttcattgccttctcatttttcagttaataaaataaatcaatatcTATAATCTAGTAATTTTGAGCTATGTTCCCATGctctcatcaatattcatatctatcTTCATGTTAGAGCATTGcagaaaattagaaaaatatcatGATCAAGTATATACCATTGcttccttcttctcttctcttgggtgtaaTTTACCTCAAATACAGCAAAGAAAGCTGTCCACacgtatatcaaaatatatatttaaagtaTAGAAGAGATGCGAACAATTGAGGTACCTTTTCTTTTTAACCAGCTGCTGTACGTTGGAATGCTTTCTTGCTTTAATATAttccaaaaaaagaaaagctGATTCCGGGATGATGCTGAGAGACCCAAGGTCAGTAGGCAGTAGGTAAGGCTACTCACAAGTCATTTGGCAAAGGTGCCCATCAATAATTCCTAAAGAGCTCATCAAAGTTgatcatctaaatccaaaagcatgcAAAGGAGGTGAGAATATGGCTAAAGGAATCAAGAAAAGGACTAGCAAGATTCCCCACTTAAGAATTTCCATGTATATCATTGCGGTCTCATGGATGATAAACAGAAAACTTCCAATATCAAGTGAGCATGATTTCACATTTGTGCAATGGAAATTAATGTTGAGAAGGTACTTTGTTGATGGGCTATACCAGATTTCTTCACCAAATTgttgatgtgttcttgaatcatcaTATTTCAAGGAAAGATGGTTAAAAGACAAGATAATCCTTCTTTTCTTAGGGAAAAAGACAGGATAACCTTGGCCAAGCCTGACAAGATATTACAAGTCTGATTCAGATATCCGCAAGCCATCTTCAAACATGACTTGGCTGAACAGCTGGCTGGCTATATGCTTTCAGATGTACATGGAAAGAATCAAGAATCCGGTTCAAAAGCTGCAGCAAGATTCTGATGACAACATTCAGTTCTGTGAGGGAAGGGTAGCTATAATTACAGCTGGTTGCAGCTCAACTACCTAAATTATGACCCTACTTGGATAGCATATTACTTAGAGTATCCAACACAGCAGGAACACCATAGTTGCAAAATTTGAAAGAATGGGCTAAAGCATCATAGATTAAGTTACAAAGTCTGACCAATCAACACCTACCGTGGATGCTTTTATTATCACCTCAACTTTCTGAGCTTTTactgtaataacccagatataaaaaaaaaaaaaagaaaaaaagagaaaacagaggatatcgggaggaagaagactctcaacgggagtcttcttcccaccgtgaaaaggagaggggaatccgagtaaaaaatgGATTCCTCTTCTATAAAACCCCCTTTTccctccctttaggtctttatcacgggattttgagagattattaagagtttagagggattttttcaagatttttgctGTGAGTTGTTTGAACAGGAAGAAAGgattgccggagttcttctcggctgtcggagctcgaggtaagccccttcctttcttcctctccctcttccctttctctcctGGCCTAAGACCACACCGCCggccatcgattttgctggaaaaaaatttcaaagaagatcccctgtttttcaaagaaaaaaaaaagagtcgccggccgaaccccatcgccgaccggcttcgcacggtcggccgtcgttgccggatctccggccaagccaccggagcccgagccaccgagggggggacctcacggtcctcccctgtttcagccaagggaggccgcgggaagaaaagaagaaggaagaagaagaagaaaagaaaagaaaagaaaaaggaaaaagaaaaagaaaagaaaaaggaaaaagaaaaaaaaaaagaaaaagagagagagaaaaataaaaataaaagaagaagaagaagaagagagagaattttcctctctctcttttctctctcttttctctctcctcctctaccttctctctctacattttctctctctagattctctctctagacttttctctctctttacggattttgtctctctaggatcttttcttcctctctgattgcatcatgaaccctaggataaaatttagatgaaaataagatgatctgagattgctccgaaattcgtgcggtagatctgatcccagtccgattctattcgaaattgtaacacttaattcatattgagtcaccctgataggacctctgatgatctcaatcatgagtgCCTGATCGAAAGGATAAGAAggtttctctcttcactttctctctctactttctctctctagaattttttctttcttcatgaattttctctctctagaagtattatggatcagtggaggatccagatacatagacaagtcctaattttggttaatcctaagagagatcctcgatctgtattattaggatcgattatcggtaattttctccatatatgatctttaaatttgatcaaggttacgaagagatgattgtctgcaaatgatatcgagtggaatatttgttaaaaagaaattcataaatcaaagaagaacattgatttctgtgcttggatcagtcaccaataaaggtaagaattcctgtacattatcactattatatatatgctattttactgttggccttgcattattggttttgcattatccgatttgagatcgatgaatttattatatctgagatactgttatttgattttgagcatgagtatgttatgtcaatatatatgtatcagagattgatggcatgattatacatatctgaattgatcataatgcaagtcggaattaatttgatgaaatcaacacataatgattaaatgaaaagaaagagatatatgtatggactagccttgtcatgtggaacagtccgccaggagcttatgcctgagacagcccccactggcttacaggtggatcagccggtcaggagctcatacttgggacagcccgccaggagcttatgcttgggacagcctctcacgggctttggtacgtgggacagctggccaggagctcatcctgggacagtcttgaaagactttttaagtggattcgatccggatggtgactgaggtatagaattggatagtccagaaccagaaagaaaaggctaaaaatcatgtgattatgaaaagagaaatgaaagataagacatgaaataattgttgaacaaaagtgttttacctgttaacatatgatgatgcatctattttgacaagacagaaaatttatgaatattgcattattctggacattgaacatgagattttatatcttactgcttatccttattttcagactatattactatatcagtgtgatatgggaattctaattgggctgtaaagctcacaccccttcatttttctttttcttctcagagttacaggacattcatgattggctatggcttggatttacgggtgagcaaaaggataaatagagtgtcatagtatttgatcagagaattgaagaaatttaaattgtaattatgcaagattttacgaattattgttaaaattaattgttatggatgttaaggttgtagtgatttaatttggctttgcatattctttagggcttgctctaaggagtgtgcggccatcacgtatccgacccgggtgttgggttcagggcgtgacagaatggtatcagagcataggttttgatcattggagattacgatacaaatgattaggatgtgatagaataatatcaaagctgaggtttaagatcactagggattatgaagagatattaaaactttatgtaagatcaatagaatgtgacagagtgatatctgagcttagagcttaagttacatttatttggagacaatgatacaagtgattaggatatgacagaaagtTTAGGATCACtaaggattgtcatataagtgatatcaaaattttgggattataatcaatagagtatgattgataaaatcagagtttaagattatgattattagaggtatgatagaatgatattacaatttaggttatgatcattagagaatatgatttaagtgatatttaagcttaagattataattatttgaaattatgattttagtgatatttaaacttaggttatgatcataaagaatatgACAAACATAAAACAAATGATTCAGtaattagatttcgaatcaataggtattaagatgaaatttatgcataagtggcatgtgatatttataatagaattgacgagttatatcttaaattttaattaataagggtaacctaagtatgaaaagagttgaccttagaataaagtgggaggtattgataagttatgttgagtatactagaggattttagaatgtaaaacttatatgattgaagatcatgatttttcttttaattccaatgataattgtctgaacattatgaattttggacttatcaaagaaagttaattagggtttggtctaagaagaaattacatcatatgagagagaaatatttttgagcattgaacctataagaggatcatatatgaaactcaatcttagaaaaaaaaatatacatgaaTTTTatcatgagaatatgagatacacattttggtgaaatctttggttactcaaaatattatattctgaatatgattctttgatctttcaagttgcattgaatttcaagtgaaaagtttacttttctaagtagatcaaaagtattttattattgttaaattaaagaaaaaaatttattttatcagagtatgatatacaggttatgatgaaatctttaacaatttatattttcatctttggattagattctttaattattgaagatagtggagtgtattaattattcaagtcagagttcggatttctgaattgaactaagacatcttgttagtgttaaattttgaatgacttatacaagggataagattttgtatggatttatcgattaata
This genomic window from Elaeis guineensis isolate ETL-2024a chromosome 13, EG11, whole genome shotgun sequence contains:
- the LOC105056612 gene encoding myb family transcription factor PHL8 isoform X3, with product MPNQGNNRGLVLSVDAKPRLKWTRQLHECFTDAVSQLGGADKATPKSLMRNMGVPGLTLYHLKSHLQKYRLAKSRDTNTANDDRKDDCEAANNKTIENEAAHIDEEKTPAQFDETMLQMQMEVQRKLQEQIEVQRHLQLRIEAQGKYLQSVLRKAQEALASYSSNSLGVEAAKAELSELLSAVETECLSSSLSQGSLIPKRAEHADCSTDSCLTSSIERQEAKVQKQCKLERSSSLDNWSEGSEEINPNSRKTIETRVNDKLSGAKRSCSSVFGEASVKQPAIGMQETNSFGVPRELDLNR
- the LOC105056612 gene encoding myb family transcription factor PHL8 isoform X2 yields the protein MGSQEMPNQGNNRGLVLSVDAKPRLKWTRQLHECFTDAVSQLGGADKATPKSLMRNMGVPGLTLYHLKSHLQKYRLAKSRDTNTANDDRKDDCEAANNKTIENEAAHIDEEKTPAQFDETMLQMQMEVQRKLQEQIERHLQLRIEAQGKYLQSVLRKAQEALASYSSNSLGVEAAKAELSELLSAVETECLSSSLSQGSLIPKRAEHADCSTDSCLTSSIERQEAKVQKQCKLERSSSLDNWSEGSEEINPNSRKTIETRVNDKLSGAKRSCSSVFGEASVKQPAIGMQETNSFGVPRELDLNR
- the LOC105056612 gene encoding myb family transcription factor PHL8 isoform X1 translates to MGSQEMPNQGNNRGLVLSVDAKPRLKWTRQLHECFTDAVSQLGGADKATPKSLMRNMGVPGLTLYHLKSHLQKYRLAKSRDTNTANDDRKDDCEAANNKTIENEAAHIDEEKTPAQFDETMLQMQMEVQRKLQEQIEVQRHLQLRIEAQGKYLQSVLRKAQEALASYSSNSLGVEAAKAELSELLSAVETECLSSSLSQGSLIPKRAEHADCSTDSCLTSSIERQEAKVQKQCKLERSSSLDNWSEGSEEINPNSRKTIETRVNDKLSGAKRSCSSVFGEASVKQPAIGMQETNSFGVPRELDLNR